The following coding sequences lie in one Streptomyces venezuelae genomic window:
- a CDS encoding sigma-70 family RNA polymerase sigma factor, whose amino-acid sequence MPKDAPRRWDRRMQQRLAHGEAAALGELYDRFASLVHGLAHRVLGDESAADRITREVFGHVWENPDAYDPRQGPLRSWIATLTHQRAVHRLRQTESAALARGGEGTTEDLERKVRRASAAARADYIVTAMPTPLRAALELAYFQRRDYRQTAADLGVTEDEARRRLRLGLQLLSTANDTGATPAADRTHDTSPGPGATL is encoded by the coding sequence ATGCCGAAGGACGCGCCGCGGCGCTGGGACCGCCGCATGCAGCAGCGGCTCGCGCACGGGGAGGCCGCCGCGCTGGGCGAGTTGTACGACAGATTCGCCTCGCTCGTGCACGGCCTGGCCCACCGCGTCCTCGGCGACGAGAGCGCCGCCGACCGCATCACCCGCGAAGTCTTCGGCCACGTCTGGGAGAACCCCGACGCGTACGACCCGCGACAGGGCCCGCTCCGCTCCTGGATCGCCACCCTCACCCACCAGCGCGCCGTCCACCGGCTCCGCCAGACCGAGTCCGCCGCGCTCGCCCGCGGCGGCGAGGGCACCACGGAGGACCTGGAGCGCAAGGTCCGCCGCGCCTCGGCGGCCGCCCGCGCGGACTACATCGTGACGGCCATGCCCACCCCGCTGCGCGCCGCCCTCGAACTGGCCTACTTCCAGCGCCGCGACTACCGCCAGACCGCCGCCGACCTCGGCGTCACCGAGGACGAGGCCCGCCGTAGACTCCGCCTCGGCCTGCAGCTCCTCTCCACGGCCAACGACACCGGCGCCACGCCCGCCGCCGACCGCACCCACGACACGTCGCCCGGCCCCGGAGCCACGCTGTGA
- a CDS encoding EF-hand domain-containing protein, with amino-acid sequence MDSAEYERRIAARFATFDQDGNGYISREDFSTAAAALCAEFDATARSEKGQALYIGAEAFWQGMAGIADRDGDQRITRDEFVGGAVKRLRDNPERFAEIARPFLHAAIGVAGARADGTVAPAEAGRALRALGVPEDVASAVAAALDADGDGRVSEQEVVSAFAQYFTVPE; translated from the coding sequence ATGGACAGTGCCGAGTACGAGCGTAGGATCGCGGCCCGGTTCGCCACCTTCGACCAGGATGGCAACGGCTACATCTCCCGTGAGGACTTCAGCACGGCGGCAGCCGCCCTGTGCGCGGAGTTCGACGCCACGGCGCGGTCCGAGAAGGGGCAGGCCCTCTACATCGGTGCCGAGGCGTTCTGGCAGGGCATGGCGGGGATCGCGGACCGTGACGGCGACCAGCGCATCACCCGCGACGAGTTCGTGGGCGGCGCGGTGAAGCGGCTGCGCGACAACCCCGAGCGGTTCGCGGAGATCGCGCGGCCGTTCCTGCACGCCGCGATCGGCGTCGCGGGCGCCCGCGCGGACGGCACGGTGGCCCCGGCCGAGGCCGGGCGCGCGCTGAGGGCGCTGGGCGTGCCCGAGGACGTCGCGAGCGCGGTGGCCGCCGCTCTGGACGCGGACGGCGACGGCCGCGTCTCGGAGCAGGAGGTCGTCTCGGCCTTCGCGCAGTACTTCACCGTTCCCGAGTAG
- a CDS encoding ABC transporter substrate-binding protein, producing MTGWRRTFLPRPSRTAAISAAAVAACASLISGCGVIPGTTGGSGDGPITVMTWAPEKTKATNKPGVPAMAQAYARWVNAHGGLGGRELKVLTCNDHNDSVGAAECARQAVDNDVVAVVGAYSQHGRSFLGPLEVAGIPYIGGYGVTDDEFSSPLSYPVNGGEPALLAGNGRQLAARCDRVSLVRPDTLAGDELPKLLNQGLADGHHKPVSDIRAPEDGTDLTPQAERALKDAGADNGCVTAALGARTDTFYDSFRRTKDDYPPVRISSVLGSVDQSLIDRTGGASGPYEGAYVTGWYPAAGDARWDRMRDVIREQAFGDNRVDPSDAGVQTTWIAYTVLKQAVESLDGGEVSARTLRRALDGGLRVETGGLTPPLSWRFEDLLAASEFPRLINSGVTFQTVRDGRLVPAREGFVNVEKTLEQTA from the coding sequence ATGACCGGCTGGCGACGCACCTTCCTCCCCCGCCCCTCCCGAACCGCTGCGATCTCGGCGGCCGCCGTGGCGGCGTGTGCGTCGCTGATATCCGGCTGCGGGGTCATCCCTGGAACCACGGGGGGTTCCGGGGACGGCCCCATCACCGTGATGACCTGGGCCCCCGAGAAGACCAAGGCCACCAACAAGCCCGGTGTCCCCGCCATGGCGCAGGCCTACGCCCGCTGGGTCAACGCCCACGGCGGCCTCGGCGGCCGCGAGCTCAAGGTCCTCACCTGCAACGACCACAACGACTCCGTCGGTGCCGCCGAGTGCGCGCGGCAGGCCGTCGACAACGACGTGGTGGCGGTCGTCGGCGCGTACAGCCAGCACGGCCGGTCCTTCCTCGGCCCGCTCGAAGTCGCGGGCATCCCCTACATCGGCGGGTACGGCGTCACCGACGACGAGTTCAGCAGCCCCCTTTCGTACCCCGTCAACGGCGGCGAACCGGCCCTCCTCGCGGGCAACGGCCGACAGCTCGCCGCCCGCTGCGACCGGGTCTCCCTCGTCCGCCCCGACACCCTCGCCGGGGACGAGCTCCCCAAGCTGCTCAACCAGGGTCTCGCCGACGGCCACCACAAGCCCGTCTCCGACATCCGCGCCCCCGAGGACGGCACCGATCTCACACCGCAGGCCGAGCGGGCGCTGAAGGACGCGGGGGCGGACAACGGGTGCGTGACGGCGGCGCTCGGGGCGCGCACGGACACGTTCTACGACTCGTTCCGGCGCACCAAGGACGACTATCCGCCGGTCCGCATCTCGTCCGTGCTCGGCAGCGTCGACCAGTCCCTGATCGACCGCACCGGCGGCGCGAGCGGCCCCTACGAAGGGGCGTACGTCACCGGCTGGTACCCGGCGGCGGGCGACGCGCGGTGGGACCGGATGCGGGACGTCATCCGCGAGCAGGCGTTCGGCGACAACCGCGTCGACCCCTCCGACGCGGGCGTCCAGACGACGTGGATCGCGTACACCGTCCTGAAGCAGGCCGTCGAGTCGCTCGACGGCGGCGAGGTGTCGGCCCGCACGCTGCGCCGCGCCCTCGACGGCGGCCTCCGCGTCGAGACGGGCGGCCTTACCCCGCCGCTGAGCTGGCGCTTCGAGGACCTCCTCGCCGCCAGCGAGTTCCCCCGCCTGATCAACTCGGGCGTCACGTTCCAGACGGTGCGCGACGGGCGGCTCGTCCCGGCGCGCGAGGGCTTCGTGAACGTCGAGAAGACGCTGGAACAGACGGCGTAA
- the purU gene encoding formyltetrahydrofolate deformylase — translation MNEQSTAPAAPAEQYVLTLSCPDKQGIVHAVSSYLFMTGCNIEDSQQFGDHDTGLFFMRVHFSAEAPVTVEKLRASFAAIGDSFQMDWQIHRAEDRMRVVLLVSKFGHCLNDLLFRSRIGALPVEIAAVVSNHKDFAELVASYDIPFHHIPVTKENKPEAEARLLELVRSLDVELVVLARYMQVLSDDLCKELSGRIINIHHSFLPSFKGAKPYHQAHARGVKLIGATAHYVTADLDEGPIIEQEVERVGHGVTPDQLVAIGRDVECQALARAVKWHAERRILLNGRRTVVFA, via the coding sequence ATGAACGAGCAGTCCACCGCGCCCGCCGCCCCCGCTGAGCAGTACGTCCTCACCCTTTCGTGCCCCGACAAGCAGGGCATCGTGCACGCCGTGTCGAGCTACCTCTTCATGACCGGCTGCAACATCGAGGACAGCCAGCAGTTCGGCGACCACGACACCGGACTGTTCTTCATGCGCGTCCACTTCTCGGCCGAGGCGCCGGTCACCGTCGAGAAGCTGCGGGCGAGCTTCGCCGCGATCGGCGACTCCTTCCAGATGGACTGGCAGATCCACCGCGCCGAGGACAGGATGCGCGTGGTCCTGCTGGTGTCGAAGTTCGGGCACTGCCTGAACGACCTGCTGTTCCGCTCCCGGATCGGCGCGCTGCCCGTGGAGATCGCCGCGGTCGTCTCCAACCACAAGGACTTCGCCGAGCTCGTCGCCTCGTACGACATCCCCTTCCATCACATCCCGGTGACGAAGGAGAACAAGCCCGAGGCCGAGGCGCGGCTGCTCGAACTCGTGCGCTCGCTGGACGTGGAGCTCGTCGTCCTCGCCCGCTACATGCAGGTCCTCTCGGACGACCTGTGCAAGGAGCTCAGCGGGCGGATCATCAACATCCACCACTCGTTCCTGCCGAGCTTCAAGGGCGCGAAGCCGTACCACCAGGCGCACGCCCGCGGCGTGAAGCTCATCGGTGCGACCGCGCACTACGTGACCGCCGACCTCGACGAGGGCCCGATCATCGAGCAGGAGGTCGAGCGGGTCGGCCACGGCGTCACCCCCGACCAGCTGGTCGCGATCGGCCGTGACGTGGAGTGCCAGGCGCTGGCGCGGGCCGTGAAGTGGCACGCGGAGCGCCGGATCCTCCTGAACGGCCGCCGCACGGTCGTCTTCGCCTGA
- a CDS encoding STAS domain-containing protein: MTLKVTVGEQEGWAVLCVSGEMDLLTSPVLRQRVHDAVADGRRRIVLDLSEVLFCDSSGVGVLIATRRLIRSFQGRLRLILPAKGAEDGSHVNRVLAALGVRRLFEVFPDVPAALDDGATPLSA, from the coding sequence GTGACGCTCAAGGTGACCGTGGGCGAGCAGGAGGGCTGGGCCGTGCTGTGCGTTTCCGGCGAGATGGACCTGCTGACCTCGCCCGTCCTGCGTCAGCGCGTGCACGACGCTGTCGCCGACGGCCGCCGCCGCATCGTCCTCGACCTCTCCGAAGTGCTGTTCTGCGACTCCAGCGGCGTCGGCGTGCTGATCGCCACGCGCCGCCTCATCCGCTCCTTCCAGGGCAGGCTGCGGCTGATACTGCCCGCGAAGGGCGCCGAGGACGGCTCCCACGTCAACCGCGTCCTCGCGGCGCTGGGCGTACGCCGCCTCTTCGAGGTCTTCCCCGACGTCCCCGCGGCCCTGGACGACGGCGCGACCCCACTCTCCGCGTAG
- a CDS encoding transcriptional regulator: MAARPLVARQPNERLQALIQEAGCSNAGLARRVNMCGAEHGLDLRYDKTSVARWLRGQQPRGRAPGIIAEALGRKLGRTVTIDEIGMANGKNLASGVGLQFSPTVLGAIEQVCELWRSDVGRRDFLSGSSVAASALVEPSRDWLISSPDPQVGRSAGPRVGMADVAAVKAMTEALTRLDHQFGSGHVRPVVVHYLNSVVSGLLAGSYREAVGRELFAAVARLTELAGYMAVDTGQPGLAQRYYIQALRLAQAAGDRGYGGYVLAASMSHLAAQLGNPREIAQLARAAQEGTRGRVTPRAEAMFYAAEARGHALLGDARATQVVAGRAVEAMDRASATEDSGDDPTWIRHFDHAYLADEMAHCHRDLGQADAAARSAQESLDGHPETRARRRAIGLVLLATAQVQRREVEQACHTGLKAVELLGTLRSNRGAEYLEDFQDRLHPYREEPVVREFGARLDVQAA; the protein is encoded by the coding sequence CGCAGGGTCAACATGTGTGGCGCGGAGCACGGCCTCGACCTGCGCTACGACAAGACGTCCGTCGCCCGCTGGCTGCGCGGGCAGCAGCCGCGCGGGCGGGCGCCCGGCATCATCGCGGAGGCGCTCGGCCGCAAGCTGGGCCGGACCGTCACCATCGACGAGATCGGCATGGCGAACGGCAAGAACCTCGCCTCCGGCGTCGGCCTGCAGTTCTCGCCGACCGTCCTCGGCGCCATCGAGCAGGTCTGCGAGCTGTGGCGCAGCGACGTGGGCCGCCGCGACTTCCTCTCTGGGTCGTCCGTGGCCGCGTCCGCGCTCGTCGAGCCCAGCCGCGACTGGCTGATCTCCTCGCCGGACCCGCAGGTCGGCAGGTCCGCGGGGCCGCGTGTCGGGATGGCGGACGTGGCGGCGGTCAAGGCGATGACGGAGGCGCTGACCCGGCTGGACCACCAGTTCGGCAGCGGCCATGTGCGGCCGGTCGTCGTGCACTACCTCAACTCCGTGGTCTCCGGGCTGCTCGCGGGCTCCTACCGGGAGGCGGTCGGGCGTGAACTCTTCGCCGCGGTCGCCCGGTTGACGGAGCTCGCCGGATACATGGCCGTCGACACGGGGCAGCCGGGCCTCGCCCAGCGCTACTACATCCAGGCGCTCCGGCTGGCCCAGGCGGCGGGCGACCGGGGGTACGGAGGGTACGTACTGGCGGCGTCGATGAGTCACCTCGCCGCGCAGCTCGGGAACCCGCGCGAGATCGCGCAGTTGGCGCGGGCCGCGCAGGAGGGGACACGCGGGAGGGTCACGCCCCGCGCGGAGGCGATGTTCTACGCCGCGGAGGCGCGCGGACACGCGCTGCTCGGGGACGCGCGGGCCACGCAGGTCGTGGCGGGGCGGGCGGTGGAGGCGATGGACAGGGCGTCCGCCACGGAGGACTCCGGCGACGACCCGACGTGGATCCGCCACTTCGACCACGCATATCTGGCCGATGAAATGGCGCATTGTCACCGGGACTTGGGGCAGGCGGACGCGGCGGCGCGCAGCGCGCAGGAATCCCTGGACGGCCACCCCGAGACGCGGGCCCGCCGCCGGGCCATCGGCCTGGTCCTGCTGGCCACGGCACAGGTGCAGCGGCGCGAGGTGGAACAGGCCTGCCACACGGGCCTCAAGGCGGTCGAACTCCTCGGCACGCTGCGGTCGAACCGCGGTGCGGAGTACCTGGAGGACTTCCAGGACCGGCTCCACCCCTACCGGGAGGAGCCGGTGGTGCGCGAGTTCGGAGCGCGCCTGGACGTCCAGGCTGCCTGA
- a CDS encoding SCO4402 family protein yields the protein MTVQDSEKSSRRGRRSSTMGGMPTNDMPWWRWRSNVRSALHMLSDPDFQRECWLAGREEYGDVTDAVYRLVEDTWLDNWSAEKYVGTIFRDPQEAALVDTAVLRVLRIMHEVGPDALVSVYLDHPGWPEAVRAARDAHVRLAAGDGEDPDVPPQTLEVLRIMTRSA from the coding sequence ATGACCGTGCAAGATTCGGAGAAGTCTTCCCGTCGCGGCCGTCGCTCCAGCACCATGGGCGGCATGCCGACCAACGACATGCCGTGGTGGCGCTGGCGCAGCAACGTGCGCTCGGCGCTGCACATGCTCTCCGACCCCGACTTCCAGCGGGAGTGCTGGCTCGCGGGGCGCGAGGAGTACGGGGACGTGACCGACGCCGTGTACCGGCTGGTCGAGGACACGTGGTTGGACAACTGGTCCGCTGAGAAATACGTCGGGACGATCTTCCGGGACCCGCAGGAGGCGGCGCTCGTCGACACGGCCGTGCTGCGGGTGCTGCGGATCATGCACGAGGTGGGACCCGACGCGCTGGTCTCCGTCTACCTGGACCACCCGGGGTGGCCCGAGGCCGTCCGCGCGGCCCGCGACGCGCACGTGCGGCTCGCCGCCGGTGACGGCGAGGACCCGGACGTACCGCCGCAGACCCTTGAGGTGCTGCGGATCATGACCCGGTCGGCCTGA
- a CDS encoding zf-HC2 domain-containing protein gives MTGTDRPGPHEERPDRHRHAGPSDRSDHADGTAPRIPLPRASVEDTGNALPDPPPAPEPLVLEHRVLKSLLGAWALAACSAEEATAVEEHLGDCGPCAEEALRLRDAVGLLHPEESLDLDPGLRTRVLESCLGRRPPRIPVPEWAVPYDAEWHAPVRLRWFDDEGPVSRKTTVAGVISHLLAVDGMVGLALGLDDPLGTEVRVPRDPAHRTEAHWRASHFPPTRAVRTPWREQTHELIRTVSFAGGGSGRLPVPYGTVPVPGADGPGSEQQQAVELPLRDSMVDRAFECWIHAGDIAHAVDYPYAPPAPRHLHRMIDLAARLLPGTLAERRRSGLATPPRRLVAAGAPGRSLRLEIEGLGGGEWLIPLDSPAATGSREHEVAHVALDGVEFCRLAAGHVSPEEAAAGQDGDREAIRDVLFAAASLSRM, from the coding sequence GTGACCGGGACCGACCGCCCCGGGCCGCACGAAGAGCGGCCCGACCGCCACCGGCACGCCGGCCCCTCGGACCGCTCGGACCACGCGGACGGCACCGCGCCGCGCATACCGCTGCCGCGCGCCTCCGTCGAGGACACCGGAAACGCCCTGCCCGACCCGCCACCGGCACCCGAGCCGCTCGTCCTGGAGCACCGCGTCCTGAAATCCCTGCTCGGCGCCTGGGCGCTCGCCGCCTGCTCCGCGGAGGAGGCCACCGCCGTCGAGGAGCACCTGGGCGACTGCGGCCCGTGCGCGGAGGAAGCGCTCCGGCTGCGCGACGCCGTCGGCCTGCTCCACCCCGAGGAGAGCCTCGACCTCGACCCCGGTCTGCGCACCCGCGTCCTGGAGAGCTGCCTCGGCCGCCGCCCGCCACGCATCCCGGTGCCGGAGTGGGCCGTTCCGTACGACGCGGAGTGGCACGCGCCGGTGCGCCTGCGCTGGTTCGACGACGAAGGGCCGGTCAGCAGGAAGACGACCGTCGCCGGAGTCATCTCGCACCTGCTGGCGGTCGACGGCATGGTCGGGCTCGCCCTCGGCCTCGACGACCCGCTCGGCACCGAGGTCAGAGTCCCGCGGGACCCCGCCCACCGCACGGAGGCGCACTGGCGGGCGTCGCACTTCCCGCCCACCCGCGCGGTGCGCACCCCGTGGCGCGAGCAGACGCACGAACTGATCCGCACCGTGTCCTTCGCGGGCGGTGGCTCGGGCCGCCTCCCGGTGCCGTACGGAACGGTGCCCGTCCCGGGCGCCGACGGACCCGGGTCCGAACAGCAGCAGGCCGTCGAGCTGCCGCTGCGGGACTCGATGGTGGACCGCGCCTTCGAGTGCTGGATCCACGCGGGTGACATCGCCCACGCGGTCGACTACCCGTACGCACCGCCCGCGCCCCGGCACCTCCACCGCATGATCGACCTCGCCGCGCGGCTGCTCCCCGGCACGCTCGCCGAGCGCCGCCGCTCCGGGCTCGCCACCCCGCCGCGCCGCCTGGTCGCGGCGGGCGCGCCGGGCCGCAGCCTGCGCCTGGAGATCGAGGGGCTCGGCGGCGGCGAGTGGCTCATCCCGCTCGACTCCCCCGCGGCCACCGGCTCGCGGGAGCACGAGGTGGCGCACGTGGCGCTGGACGGCGTCGAGTTCTGCCGGCTCGCCGCGGGCCACGTGTCGCCGGAGGAGGCGGCCGCGGGCCAGGACGGCGACCGCGAGGCGATCCGCGACGTACTGTTCGCGGCGGCGTCGCTGAGCCGGATGTGA